Proteins found in one Ptychodera flava strain L36383 chromosome 3, AS_Pfla_20210202, whole genome shotgun sequence genomic segment:
- the LOC139130290 gene encoding uncharacterized protein, with amino-acid sequence MLKGCVTPARTVETVQDQLVKSGKVFKTNVEENVRQRVAGVEETGIEEAISGSEANTQDEKSQTTRQRLRLDEHRSENAFKQRQITEPQLKIGDQTVSTETKVISRILSLSKNIAETYGFVTLQFFNRGYLNITKSWVCNVKCMGVLPKILFIATDQVALDGLSKFHPEVQVLPLPLETLFKLSIGFVAYYRFILLRTWVILVLLQSDIPVTLIESDAVWFDDALPIINSYAAYDIVSAPNGATERGISGGFIYLSNTQVTKALWWDVFHRFEVCVNGLNDESQKMGYSSSEMKILSEELTKTDIRVKTLPLENFVSGLWYKKPKLREITNPVVIQVNYVIGVDEKIKLAKRWGHWFLTDDGQCEENNAIMKCQ; translated from the coding sequence ATGCTGAAAGGTTGCGTGACTCCAGCAAGGACTGTTGAAACGGTTCAAGACCAACTTGTCAAAAGTGGCAAGGTTTTCAAAACCAATGTCGAAGAAAATGTTCGACAGAGAGTTGCAGGGGTTGAGGAGACAGGGATTGAGGAAGCCATTTCAGGCTCCGAGGCAAACACTCAAGATGAGAAGTCCCAAACTACTCGCCAGAGACTCCGGCTTGACGAGCATCGGTCTGAAAACGCATTCAAACAACGACAGATAACAGAACCACAACTAAAGATTGGCGACCAAACAGTCAGCACCGAGACAAAGGTCATTTCGAGGATACTCTCCCTTTCTAAGAATATCGCCGAAACGTATGGTTTCGTCACTCTGCAGTTCTTTAATCGTGGCTACCTCAATATCACTAAAAGTTGGGTCTGCAACGTAAAATGCATGGGGGTGTTACCGAAGATTCTCTTCATAGCTACCGACCAAGTTGCGCTAGACGGTCTCTCTAAATTTCATCCCGAGGTACAAGTACTCCCCTTGCCGTTAGAAACACTTTTCAAGTTAAGCATAGGCTTTGTGGCGTACTATCGATTTATACTGCTACGGACATGGGTGATACTCGTACTACTGCAGAGCGACATTCCAGTCACTCTGATCGAATCCGATGCTGTATGGTTCGACGACGCACTGCCTATCATCAACAGCTATGCCGCCTATGATATAGTATCGGCGCCCAACGGTGCTACAGAGAGGGGCATATCGGGAGGATTTATATACCTCAGCAACACTCAGGTTACCAAGGCGCTCTGGTGGGATGTGTTTCATCGGTTCGAAGTTTGCGTGAACGGGCTGAACGACGAATCCCAGAAGATGGGTTACAGTAGCTCCGAAATGAAGATCTTATCGGAAGAACTGACGAAGACTGATATAAGAGTCAAAACTCTACCGCTTGAGAATTTTGTGTCTGGATTGTGGTATAAAAAACCTAAACTGCGGGAGATTACCAATCCTGTTGTTATCCAAGTGAATTACGTTATTGGTGTCGATGAGAAAATTAAGCTAGCAAAGCGTTGGGGACATTGGTTTCTTACGGACGACGGTCAGTGCGAAGAAAATAATGCTATCATGAAATGCCAGTAA